In Heterodontus francisci isolate sHetFra1 chromosome 48, sHetFra1.hap1, whole genome shotgun sequence, a single window of DNA contains:
- the LOC137357487 gene encoding probable G-protein coupled receptor 139, with amino-acid sequence MSLPFLIKLKILWALYDIERIYYPILAGIGVPVNMVTIVILSRRKCGLSKCLTRYLVAMAAADLLVIILDLILRQIPIAYRNECTFLIYVRVCNIHAVLLYAATDCSVWFTVTFTFDRFVAICCQKMKTKYCTEKTAAVVLGTVTVLSCLKNIFWYFLHRRQYSLSNNPWFCYVALAVSRSLAWAVVELMHYILTPFVPFILILLFNALTVRNIIVANRARRRLRGGSSGESPSDPEIANRRKSMILLFVISANFILLWVVFMVCSILKRLEYLWYIYTVPLPTFVPEIGFMLQLLSCCTNTFIYAVTQSKFRQELWNGVKYPLAMIVKFIR; translated from the exons ATGTCTCTTCCTTTTCTGATAAAGCTCAAGATTCTTTGGGCGCTTTATGATATAGAAAGGATTTACTACCCCATCTTGGCTGGGATTGGTGTGCCGG TTAACAtggtgaccattgtgatcctgtctcgaagaaagtgcggtctctccaaatgtctcACTCGCTATCTGGTTGCTATGGCAGCAGCAGACCTGTTGGTCATTATCCTCGATCTGATCCTAAGGCAGATTCCGATTGCTTATCGGAATGAATGTACTTTTCTTATTTATGTGAGAGTTTGTAATATCCACGCAGTCCTGCTTTACgctgccacagactgttctgtctggttcaccgtcactttcacctttgatcgatttgtggccatttgttgtcagaagatgAAAACTAAATATTGTACCGAGAAAACGGCCGCTGTGGTTctcggaacagtgactgtgctgagctgtttgaagaacattttctggtattttctgCACAGACGTCAATATTCACTTTCTAACAATCCCTGGTTTTGCTACGTGGCGTTAGCTGTATCTCGTTCGTTGGCCTGGGCTGTCGTTGAATTAATGCATTACATTTTAACACCTTTTGTCCCATTTATTTTGATTCTACTATTCAATGCACTGACGGTCAGAAACATTATAGTAGCTAACAGAGCCCGCAGGCGACTCCGGGGTGGGAGCAGTGGGGAGAGTCCCAGTGACCCAGAGATAGCGAATCGAAGAAAATCCATGATTTTACTGTTCGTTATATCGgcgaatttcatcctgttatgggtgGTGTTTATGGTGTGTTCCATTTTAAAACGGTTAGAATACTTGTGGTACATATATACTGTTCCTCTGCCCACATTTGTACCGGAAATAGGCTTCATGCTCCAACTCTTGAGTTGCTGCACCAACacgtttatttatgcagtgacccaaagTAAATTCAGGCAGGAGTTGTggaatggagtgaaatatcctcTCGCTATGATAGTCAAATTTATCCGATGA